The Polypterus senegalus isolate Bchr_013 chromosome 9, ASM1683550v1, whole genome shotgun sequence genome includes a window with the following:
- the slc37a2 gene encoding glucose-6-phosphate exchanger SLC37A2 isoform X1 produces the protein MRTSLAPGIRLITSFSRDSWYRGFTLLLTFLFYTSYHLSRKPISIVKSELHRNCSEVIRPPNFSSPNNETWCDWPPFDQTNYQTLFGALDNSFLVTYAIGMFISGIFGERLPLRYYLSTGMLLSGFFTTLFGFGFYWKIHSIWFYVFAQAMNGLVQTTGWPAVVACVGNWFGKGKRGLIMGIWNSHTSVGNILGSLIAGVFVSTSWGLSFIVPGIIIAVMGVVCFFFLVEKPEDVNCSLPQHHDLPEQEPLLRSSSNEEIFGSPAHNQVNGVRSVQVASDEPEAISFLGALRIPGVVEFSLCLLFAKLVSYTFLYWLPLYIANVAHFDAKGAGDMSTLFDVGGILGGIFAGVISDYTGGRATTCCVMLVVAAPMLFLYNHIGQNGLATTIGMLMFCGSLVNGPYALITTAVSADLGTHECLRGNAKALSTVTAIIDGTGSIGAALGPLLAGLISPSGWNNVFYMLITADILACLFLSRLVFKEVRGWCGYYTRQRGTDMDVRDSKKSDRWTKWMCLTNPNRPRVRVIHRNGTNGDCDSAGVLLKKSSTPFKKNKCT, from the exons GTATCGAGGATTCACTCTTCTTTTAACCTTCCTTTTTTACACAAGTTATCATCTGTCACGGAAGCCTATCAGCATTGTCAAG aGTGAGCTGCATAGAAACTGTTCAGAAGTTATCCGGCCGCCAAACTTCAGCAGTCCCAACAATGAAACATGGTGTGACTGGCCACCTTTTG atcaaACAAACTATCAGACGCTCTTTGGTGCCTTGGATAATTCGTTTCTGGTTACCTACGCCATAGGAATGTTTATCAG tggCATCTTTGGGGAGCGTCTCCCACTACGTTACTACCTGTCAACTGGGATGCTGCTCAGTGGCTTCTTCACTACACTCTTTGGTTTCGGTTTCTACTGGAAAATACACTCTATCTGGTTCTATGTTTTTGCACAG GCAATGAACGGACTAGTTCAGACTACTGGCTGGCCAGCAGTTGTAGCCTGTGTTGGGAACTGGTTTGGAAAGGGCAA gcgTGGCCTCATCATGGGTATTTGGAATTCACACACATCTGTGGGGAACATCTTGGGTTCACTTATTGCAGGAGTCTTTGTGTCTACTTCTTGGGGATTGTCCTTCATTGTACCAGGCATCATCATTGCTGTAATGGGAGTTGTCTGCTTTTTCTTCCTTGTTGAGA aacCAGAAGATGTGAACTGCTCCCTACCACAGCACCAT GATCTTCCCGAACAAGAACCTCTGCTGCGTTCCAGTAGCAATGAGGAAATATTTGGTAGTCCTGCTCACAACCAGGTAAACGGTGTGCGATCTGTGCAGGTGGCAAGCGATGAGCCAGAAGCCATCAGCTTTTTGGGAGCACTCCGAATACCG GGTGTGGTGgaattttccctgtgtctgttaTTTGCCAAATTGGTTAGCTATACGTTCCTGTATTGGCTTCCTCTGTACATTGCCAATGTGG CACATTTTGATGCTAAGGGTGCTGGGGACATGTCCACCCTGTTTGATGTTGGAGGTATACTAG GTGGAATTTTCGCTGGTGTTATATCAGACTACACTGGAGGCAGGGCCACGACGTGCTGTGTTATGTTGGTTGTGGCAGCCCCTATG CTTTTTTTGTACAATCATATTGGACAGAATGGCCTGGCAACCACCATAG GAATGCTCATGTTTTGTGGAAGCCTTGTAAATGGTCCGTATGCTCTTATTACAACAGCTGTATCAGCTGATCTG GGAACTCATGAGTGTTTGCGTGGAAATGCAAAGGCTTTATCAACTGTGACAGCCATCATTGATGGAACTGGATCAATAG GTGCTGCTCTAGGCCCTCTCTTAGCCGGTTTAATCTCTCCTTCTGGGTGGAATAATGTTTTCTACATGCTCATCACTGCTGACATCCTTGCCTGTCTG TTTCTTTCCCGGCTTGTGTTCAAGGAGGTCAGAGGTTGGTGTGGGTACTACACGCGTCAGAGAGG GACAGACATGGATGTGAGAG ATTCAAAGAAATCTGACAGATGGACCAAATGGATGTGTCTGACTAACCCAAACAGACCCAGAGTCCGTGTGATCCACAGAAATGGGACCAATGGAGATTGTGACTCGGCGGGTGTGTTGCTGAAGAAAAGCTCCACcccgtttaaaaaaaataagtgcacGTAA
- the slc37a2 gene encoding glucose-6-phosphate exchanger SLC37A2 isoform X2, whose amino-acid sequence MRTSLAPGIRLITSFSRDSWYRGFTLLLTFLFYTSYHLSRKPISIVKSELHRNCSEVIRPPNFSSPNNETWCDWPPFDQTNYQTLFGALDNSFLVTYAIGMFISGIFGERLPLRYYLSTGMLLSGFFTTLFGFGFYWKIHSIWFYVFAQAMNGLVQTTGWPAVVACVGNWFGKGKRGLIMGIWNSHTSVGNILGSLIAGVFVSTSWGLSFIVPGIIIAVMGVVCFFFLVEKPEDVNCSLPQHHDLPEQEPLLRSSSNEEIFGSPAHNQVNGVRSVQVASDEPEAISFLGALRIPGVVEFSLCLLFAKLVSYTFLYWLPLYIANVAHFDAKGAGDMSTLFDVGGILGGIFAGVISDYTGGRATTCCVMLVVAAPMLFLYNHIGQNGLATTIGMLMFCGSLVNGPYALITTAVSADLGTHECLRGNAKALSTVTAIIDGTGSIGAALGPLLAGLISPSGWNNVFYMLITADILACLFLSRLVFKEVRGWCGYYTRQRGTDMDVRGLSKFKEI is encoded by the exons GTATCGAGGATTCACTCTTCTTTTAACCTTCCTTTTTTACACAAGTTATCATCTGTCACGGAAGCCTATCAGCATTGTCAAG aGTGAGCTGCATAGAAACTGTTCAGAAGTTATCCGGCCGCCAAACTTCAGCAGTCCCAACAATGAAACATGGTGTGACTGGCCACCTTTTG atcaaACAAACTATCAGACGCTCTTTGGTGCCTTGGATAATTCGTTTCTGGTTACCTACGCCATAGGAATGTTTATCAG tggCATCTTTGGGGAGCGTCTCCCACTACGTTACTACCTGTCAACTGGGATGCTGCTCAGTGGCTTCTTCACTACACTCTTTGGTTTCGGTTTCTACTGGAAAATACACTCTATCTGGTTCTATGTTTTTGCACAG GCAATGAACGGACTAGTTCAGACTACTGGCTGGCCAGCAGTTGTAGCCTGTGTTGGGAACTGGTTTGGAAAGGGCAA gcgTGGCCTCATCATGGGTATTTGGAATTCACACACATCTGTGGGGAACATCTTGGGTTCACTTATTGCAGGAGTCTTTGTGTCTACTTCTTGGGGATTGTCCTTCATTGTACCAGGCATCATCATTGCTGTAATGGGAGTTGTCTGCTTTTTCTTCCTTGTTGAGA aacCAGAAGATGTGAACTGCTCCCTACCACAGCACCAT GATCTTCCCGAACAAGAACCTCTGCTGCGTTCCAGTAGCAATGAGGAAATATTTGGTAGTCCTGCTCACAACCAGGTAAACGGTGTGCGATCTGTGCAGGTGGCAAGCGATGAGCCAGAAGCCATCAGCTTTTTGGGAGCACTCCGAATACCG GGTGTGGTGgaattttccctgtgtctgttaTTTGCCAAATTGGTTAGCTATACGTTCCTGTATTGGCTTCCTCTGTACATTGCCAATGTGG CACATTTTGATGCTAAGGGTGCTGGGGACATGTCCACCCTGTTTGATGTTGGAGGTATACTAG GTGGAATTTTCGCTGGTGTTATATCAGACTACACTGGAGGCAGGGCCACGACGTGCTGTGTTATGTTGGTTGTGGCAGCCCCTATG CTTTTTTTGTACAATCATATTGGACAGAATGGCCTGGCAACCACCATAG GAATGCTCATGTTTTGTGGAAGCCTTGTAAATGGTCCGTATGCTCTTATTACAACAGCTGTATCAGCTGATCTG GGAACTCATGAGTGTTTGCGTGGAAATGCAAAGGCTTTATCAACTGTGACAGCCATCATTGATGGAACTGGATCAATAG GTGCTGCTCTAGGCCCTCTCTTAGCCGGTTTAATCTCTCCTTCTGGGTGGAATAATGTTTTCTACATGCTCATCACTGCTGACATCCTTGCCTGTCTG TTTCTTTCCCGGCTTGTGTTCAAGGAGGTCAGAGGTTGGTGTGGGTACTACACGCGTCAGAGAGG GACAGACATGGATGTGAGAGGTTTGTCTAA ATTCAAAGAAATCTGA
- the slc37a2 gene encoding glucose-6-phosphate exchanger SLC37A2 isoform X3 — MRTSLAPGIRLITSFSRDSWYRGFTLLLTFLFYTSYHLSRKPISIVKSELHRNCSEVIRPPNFSSPNNETWCDWPPFDQTNYQTLFGALDNSFLVTYAIGMFISGIFGERLPLRYYLSTGMLLSGFFTTLFGFGFYWKIHSIWFYVFAQAMNGLVQTTGWPAVVACVGNWFGKGKRGLIMGIWNSHTSVGNILGSLIAGVFVSTSWGLSFIVPGIIIAVMGVVCFFFLVEKPEDVNCSLPQHHDLPEQEPLLRSSSNEEIFGSPAHNQVNGVRSVQVASDEPEAISFLGALRIPGVVEFSLCLLFAKLVSYTFLYWLPLYIANVAHFDAKGAGDMSTLFDVGGILGGIFAGVISDYTGGRATTCCVMLVVAAPMLFLYNHIGQNGLATTIGMLMFCGSLVNGPYALITTAVSADLGTHECLRGNAKALSTVTAIIDGTGSIGAALGPLLAGLISPSGWNNVFYMLITADILACLFLSRLVFKEVRGWCGYYTRQRGFKEI; from the exons GTATCGAGGATTCACTCTTCTTTTAACCTTCCTTTTTTACACAAGTTATCATCTGTCACGGAAGCCTATCAGCATTGTCAAG aGTGAGCTGCATAGAAACTGTTCAGAAGTTATCCGGCCGCCAAACTTCAGCAGTCCCAACAATGAAACATGGTGTGACTGGCCACCTTTTG atcaaACAAACTATCAGACGCTCTTTGGTGCCTTGGATAATTCGTTTCTGGTTACCTACGCCATAGGAATGTTTATCAG tggCATCTTTGGGGAGCGTCTCCCACTACGTTACTACCTGTCAACTGGGATGCTGCTCAGTGGCTTCTTCACTACACTCTTTGGTTTCGGTTTCTACTGGAAAATACACTCTATCTGGTTCTATGTTTTTGCACAG GCAATGAACGGACTAGTTCAGACTACTGGCTGGCCAGCAGTTGTAGCCTGTGTTGGGAACTGGTTTGGAAAGGGCAA gcgTGGCCTCATCATGGGTATTTGGAATTCACACACATCTGTGGGGAACATCTTGGGTTCACTTATTGCAGGAGTCTTTGTGTCTACTTCTTGGGGATTGTCCTTCATTGTACCAGGCATCATCATTGCTGTAATGGGAGTTGTCTGCTTTTTCTTCCTTGTTGAGA aacCAGAAGATGTGAACTGCTCCCTACCACAGCACCAT GATCTTCCCGAACAAGAACCTCTGCTGCGTTCCAGTAGCAATGAGGAAATATTTGGTAGTCCTGCTCACAACCAGGTAAACGGTGTGCGATCTGTGCAGGTGGCAAGCGATGAGCCAGAAGCCATCAGCTTTTTGGGAGCACTCCGAATACCG GGTGTGGTGgaattttccctgtgtctgttaTTTGCCAAATTGGTTAGCTATACGTTCCTGTATTGGCTTCCTCTGTACATTGCCAATGTGG CACATTTTGATGCTAAGGGTGCTGGGGACATGTCCACCCTGTTTGATGTTGGAGGTATACTAG GTGGAATTTTCGCTGGTGTTATATCAGACTACACTGGAGGCAGGGCCACGACGTGCTGTGTTATGTTGGTTGTGGCAGCCCCTATG CTTTTTTTGTACAATCATATTGGACAGAATGGCCTGGCAACCACCATAG GAATGCTCATGTTTTGTGGAAGCCTTGTAAATGGTCCGTATGCTCTTATTACAACAGCTGTATCAGCTGATCTG GGAACTCATGAGTGTTTGCGTGGAAATGCAAAGGCTTTATCAACTGTGACAGCCATCATTGATGGAACTGGATCAATAG GTGCTGCTCTAGGCCCTCTCTTAGCCGGTTTAATCTCTCCTTCTGGGTGGAATAATGTTTTCTACATGCTCATCACTGCTGACATCCTTGCCTGTCTG TTTCTTTCCCGGCTTGTGTTCAAGGAGGTCAGAGGTTGGTGTGGGTACTACACGCGTCAGAGAGG ATTCAAAGAAATCTGA